In Thunnus thynnus chromosome 11, fThuThy2.1, whole genome shotgun sequence, the following proteins share a genomic window:
- the LOC137192059 gene encoding CD209 antigen-like protein E, whose protein sequence is MEQIYVNVKRMKPVDSRPSTNQTGPRSSERRFYRAVVLCLGLLSVFLLAGLIGLGVHYHYSVQHSAEELSTLKANLTKEKDLLNASIIEMTRERDLLNASIIEKTKERDLLNTSIIEKTKERDLLNASIIEKTKERNRLKKTCPAGWRMFRCSCYFLSSESGSWSRGRQDCREKGADLVVIDSTEEQTFLSTFTEVETWIGLTDRDEEGTWKWIDGTPLTLRYWRSNQPDNGNGDPQWGEEDCVHIRAEGKTGDNWNDLSCDTSLQWICEKNAGV, encoded by the exons ATGGAGCAAATCTATGTCAATGTTAAACGTATGAAACCTGTTGATTCAAGACCTTCAACAAATCAGACAG GTCCGAGGAGCTCAGAGAGGAGATTTTATAGAGCTGTTGTTCTCTGTCTGGGGCTGCTGAGTGTTTTCCTGCTGGCTGGACTCATCGGCCTCGGTGTCCACT ACCATTACTCAGTGCAGCATTCAGCTGAAGAACTCTCCACTCTAAAAGCCAACCTGACTAAAGAGAAAGACCTGCTGAACGCCAGCATCATTGAAATGACTAGAGAGAGAGACCTGCTGAACGCCAGCATCATTGAAAAGACTAAAGAGAGAGACCTGCTGAACACCAGCATCATTGAAAAGACTAAAGAGAGAGACCTGCTGAACGCCAGCATCATTGAAAAGACTAAAGAGCGGAACAGGCTGA AGAAAACTTGTCCTGCAGGATGGAGGATGTTCAGATGTTCCTGTTATTTCCTCTCCAGTGAGTCTGGTTCCTGGTCAAGAGGCAGACaggactgcagagagaaaggagcAGATCTGGTGGTTATAGACAGCACTGAAGAACAG ACATTCTTGTCTACCTTCACTGAGGTAGAAACTTGGATTGGTTTGACTGACAGAGACGAAGAGGGAACCTGGAAATGGATTGATGGAACACCACTGACTTTAAG GTACTGGAGGTCAAATCAGCCTGATAATGGAAATGGAGATCCGCAGTGGGGTGAAGAGGACTGTGTACATATCAGGGCTGAGGGGAAAACTGGAGACAACTGGAATGATCTGTCATGTGATACTTCTCTGCAGTGGATCTGTGAGAAAAATGCTGGTgtataa